One segment of Poecile atricapillus isolate bPoeAtr1 chromosome 36 unlocalized genomic scaffold, bPoeAtr1.hap1 SUPER_36_unloc_6, whole genome shotgun sequence DNA contains the following:
- the LOC131574139 gene encoding mucin-3B-like translates to MGGGSEERDTDAPAVRRERNVTGRTEEGNATTVGSVSRATTVGNVTRATMVGSVTRATTMGSVMGRNGTVTAVVSANTDHDVVTTMDHDVVTTMERDMMVSANTDHDVVTTMDHDVVTSLDHDVATSTERATRVRGSVPMATTTGDNTTTVPPERRVRNVTGWSVRSHSGATTVEGDTAAVEGGTAAVDGDTAAVEGDTAAVEGDTAAVDGDTAVTPSNLAEGETTAMEGENEVTEGDTEATPIEGDTEATPMEGDTEATPMEGDTEATPVATTVRSTRATTVESDTTTALPELLGGHSRATTRARNTRAMGNTSRATTMERDTRATTMESDTTATTMERDTRSMGNTSRATTMERDTTATTMESDTGAMGNATSATTMESDTTATPVTTVATSDHTRAVGNTTRSTTMESDTRSTTMESDTTATTLESHTLSTLPVVPADVTSTPAPPNATNTTLDVTESAAVTPQVPPNATEATGALGHGSAGTTGDVLSGAATSTVATVATICLFLPHGSSPPAIVCHNGGVANRTLCLCPPGFTGPTCATPDPSDRCSGGSTAVGERCLCPPGRSGPRCATPEPATACRHGGTAVGTRCYCPPGFSGARCEDPRPTTAPPAKPPARSRETPRSTRRTTTTAVPTTRDPCLNGGRWLGTGCLCPPNVDGARCEFGATTINLTAELGPSVTMVARVTNRDFSEDLGDTSSPGHRRFAQEFSRTMDGIYRNVSGYRGISVLSLSRGSVVVTYRVRLQPLPGNASLDHRALELLATTNAAAQPHNCGPSADRLCFTATSARATGATALALNDTELCRTHAPANFSRFYFPHRTATGLLCVTNCTLNVPGSFDCHRGLCRLTLDGPRCFCPDLPRFLSAGDRCQTHISKLGLGLGVGLGLGLTILILLILCVVLSVRLARGRKKSPGASEAAEDAWPDGGRGGRVTGIYHVNGGSGGKGGTRNGG, encoded by the exons ATGGGGGGTGGCAGCGAGGAGAGAGACACGGACGCGCCAGCGGTGAGGCGGGAGAGGAATGTCACGGGAAGAACGGAGGAGGGAAATGCCACCACCGTGGGAAGTGTCAGCAGGGCCACCACCGTGGGAAACGTCACCAGGGCCACCATGGTGGGAAGTGTCACCAGGGCCACCACCATGGGAAGTGTCATGGGAAGGAACGGCACGGTCACCGCGGTGGTCAGCGCCAACACAGACCATGACGTGGTCACCACCATGGACCATGATGTGGTCACCACCATGGAGAGGGACATGATGGTCAGTGCCAACACGGACCATGATGTGGTCACCACCATGGACCATGATGTGGTCACCAGCTTGGACCATGACGTGGCCACCAGCACAGAGAGGGCCACCAGGGTCAGGGGCAGCGTCCCCATGGCCACCACCACAGGGGACAACACCACGACGGTGCCACCAGAGCGGCGGGTGAGAAACGTCACGGGCTGGTCCGTGAGGAGCCACAGCGGGGCCACCACCGTGGAGGGTGACACCGCAGCCGTGGAGGGTGGCACCGCAGCCGTGGACGGTGACACCGCAGCCGTGGAGGGTGACACCGCAGCCGTGGAGGGTGACACCGCAGCCGTGGACGGTGACACCGCGGTCACTCCGTCAAACCTCGCCGAGGGAGAGACCACGGCCATGGAGGGTGAGAACGAGGTCACCGAGGGTGACACCGAGGCCACCCCCATAGAAGGTGACACCGAGGCCACCCCCATGGAAGGTGACACCGAGGCCACCCCCATGGAAGGTGACACCGAGGCCACACCGGTGGCCACCACGGTAAGGAGCACCAGGGCCACCACCGTGGAAAGTGACACCACGACGGCgctgccagagctcctgggaGGCCACAGCAGGGCCACCACCAGGGCGAGGAACACCAGGGCCATGGGGAACACCAGCAGGGCCACCACCATGGAAAGGGACACCAGGGCCACCACCATGGAAAGTGACACCACGGCCACCACCATGGAAAGGGACACCAGGTCCATGGGGAACACCAGCAGGGCCACCACCATGGAAAGGGACACCACGGCCACCACCATGGAAAGTGACACCGGGGCCATGGGGAACgccaccagtgccaccaccaTGGAAAGTGACACCACGGCCACGCCAGTGACCACCGTGGCCACCAGTGACCACACCAGGGCCGTGGGGAACACCACCAGGTCCACCACCATGGAAAGTGACACCAGGTCCACCACCATGGAAAGTGACACCACGGCCACCACCCTGGAGAGCCACACCCTGTCCACCCTCCCGGTCGTCCCTGCCGACGTCACCTCAACGCCAGCCCCGCCCAATGCCACCAACACCACCCTGGATGTCACCGAGAGCGCGGCGGTGACGCCCCAGGTCCCGCCCAACGCCACCGAAGCCACCGGGGCGCTGGGCCACGGCTCTGCCGGGACCACCGGGGACGTTCTGAGCGGCGCGGCCACCTCCACTGTGGCCACCGTGGCCACCATCTGCCTCTTCCTCCCACACGGCTCCAGCCCCCCGGCCA TCGTGTGCCACAACGGTGGCGTGGCCAACCGGACCCTCTGCCTGTGCCCCCCCGGCTTCACCGGCCCCACCTGCGCGACCCCCGACCCCTCTGACCGCTGCTCCGGGGGCAGCACCGCGGTGGGCGAGCGCTGCCTGTGCCCCCCGGGCCGGAGCGGACCGCGCTGTGCCACCCCCGAGCCGGCCACCGCTTGTCGCCACGGTGGCACCGCCGTGGGCACCCGCTGCTACTGCCCCCCCGGCTTCTCCGGAGCCCGCTGTgaagaccccagacccaccaCAGCCCCCCCGGCCAAACCCCCAGCCCGGAGCAGAGAGACCcccaggagcaccaggagaacCACGACCACCGCCGTCCCCACCACCAGAG acccctgcCTGAACGGGGGGCGCTGGCTGGGCACGGGGTGTCTGTGCCCCCCCAACGTGGACGGCGCCCGCTGCGAGTTCGGTGCCACCACCATCAACCTGACGGCAG AGCTGGGTCCCTCTGTCACCATGGTGGCGCGCGTCACCAACCGGGACTTCTCGGAGGACCTGGGGGACACCTCGTCCCCCGGCCACCGGCGCTTCGCCCAGGAGTTCAGCCGGACG ATGGACGGGATCTACCGGAACGTCTCCGGCTACCGCGGGATCAGCGTCCTGAGCCTCAG CCGCGGCAGCGTGGTGGTCACTTACCGCGTCCggctccagcccctgcccggcaACGCCAGCCTGGACCACcgagccctggagctgctggccacGACCAACGCCgcagcccagccccacaacTGCGGCCCCTCGGCCG acCGGCTCTGCTTCACCGCCACCTCTGCCAGAGCCACCGGAGCCACCGCGCTGGCACTCAATGACACCG AGCTTTGCCGGACGCACGCTCCGGCCAACTTCAGCCGCTTCTACTTCCCGCACCGCACGGCCACCGGGCTCCTCTGCGTCACCAACTGCACCCTCAACGTCCCCGGCTCCTTCGACTGCCACCGCGGCCTCTGCCGCCTCACCCTGGACGGACCCCGCTGCTT CTGCCCGGACCTGCCCCGGTTCCTCTCGGCCGGTGACCGCTGCCAGACCCACATCAGCAAACTGGGGCTGGGCCTGggcgtggggctggggctgggcctgaccatcctcatcctcctcatcctctgcgTCGTCCTCAGCGTCCGCCTGGCCCGAGGGCGGAAGAAATCACCTGGAGCCAG CGAGGCCGCCGAGGACGCGTGGCCGGACGGGGGCCGCGGCGGCCGCGTCACCGGGATCTACCACGTCAacggcggcagcggcgggaAAGGTGGGACCCGAAACGGGGGGTGA
- the LOC131574140 gene encoding neurogenic locus notch homolog protein 3-like: MELGCRVFILLLLLLLFTPSEALAAPCSGGGTAVADGCVCPPGRSGRRCETPDPSGACRNGGTAVGTACLCPPGFGGPLCQRPDPRQRLPQRGHRLWDALRVPARLPRGHLPAARGGDAVPQRWHFGEGDVPVSPHGLGTSL; encoded by the exons atggagctgggctgcagagtcttcatcctcctcctcctcctcctcctcttcaccCCCTCGGAGGCTCTGGCAG CCCCCTGCTCCGGTGGTGGCACCGCGGTGGCCGACGGCTGCGTTTGTCCCCCCGGCCGCTCCGGCCGGCGCTGCGAGACCCCCGACCCGTCCGGCGCCTGCCGCAACGGTGGCACCGCCGTGGGCACCGCCTGCCTCTGTCCCCCGGGCTTTGGGGGACCCCTGTGCCAGCGCCCCGACCCCCGCCAGCGCCTGCCACAACGGGGCCACCGCCTTTGGGACGCGCTGCGTGTGCCCGCCCGGCTTCCGCGGGGACACCTGCCAGCAGCGCGAGGAGGTGACGCGGTGCCTCAACGGTGGCACTTTGGAGAAGGGGACGTGCCGGTGTCCCCCCACGGCTTGGGGACCTCGCTGTGA